In Strix uralensis isolate ZFMK-TIS-50842 chromosome 18, bStrUra1, whole genome shotgun sequence, one DNA window encodes the following:
- the RAE1 gene encoding mRNA export factor RAE1 isoform X2, whose translation MSLFGSTSGFGTGGTSMFGSTTADNHNPMKDIEVTSPPDDSISCLAFSPPTLPGNFLIAGSWANDVRCWEVQDNGQTIPKAQQMHTGPVLDGCWSDDGSKVFTASCDKTAKMWDLNSNQAIQIAQHDAPVKTIHWIKAPNYSCVMTGSWDKTLKFWDTRSPTPMMTLQLPERCYCADVVHPMAAVATAERGLIVYQLENQPSEFRRIESPLKHQHRCVAIFKDKVNKPTGFALGSIEGRVAIHYINPPNPAKDNFTFKCHRSNGTNTSAPQDIYAVNGIAFHPVHGTLATVGSDGRFSFWDKDARTKLKTSEQLDQPISACCFNHNGNIFAYASSYDWSKGHEFYNPQKKNYIFLRNAAEELKPRNKK comes from the exons ATGAGTCTGTTTGGATCAACATCAGGGTTTGGTACTGGAGGTACCAGCATGTTTGGCAGTACGACTGCAGATAACCATAATCCCATGAAG GATATTGAAGTAACATCTCCACCTGATGACAGCATATCTTGTTTAGCATTTAGTCCACCAACCTTGCCGGGTAATTTCCTCATTGCAGGATCATGGGCAAATGAT GTTCGCTGCTGGGAAGTTCAGGATAATGGACAGACAATTCCAAAGGCTCAGCAGATGCACACAGGACCTGTACTAGATGGCTGTTGGAGTGAT gaTGGGAGTAAAGTATTTACTGCTTCCTGTGATAAAACTGCCAAAATGTGGGATCTCAACAGTAATCAAGCTATTCAGATTGCACAA catgatGCTCCTGTGAAGACTATCCATTGGATTAAAGCACCAAATTATAGCTGTGTGATGACAGGAAGCTGGGATAAAACTTTGAAG TTCTGGGATACCCGTTCACCAACACCTATGATGACATTGCAGCTCCCTGAAAGATGCTACTGTGCTGATGTG GTTCATCCTATGGCTGCTGTGGCCACTGCAGAAAGGGGCTTGATAGTTTATCAGTTAGAGAATCAACCTTCTGAATTTAGAAGAATAGAATCTCCTCTTAAGCACCAG CATCGCTGTGTtgctatttttaaagacaaagtgAACAAACCTACTGGATTTGCCCTTGGAAGTATTGAAGGAAGAGTAGCTATTCATTATATCAACCCCCCAAATCC tgcAAAAgataatttcacttttaaatgtcATCGCTCCAATGGAACAAACACATCAGCACCTCAGGATATCTATGCT GTAAATGGCATAGCATTTCACCCTGTCCATGGTACTCTTGCAACAGTAGGATCTGATGGTAGATTCAGCTTTTGGGATAAAGATGCACGAACGAAGCTAAAAACATCAGAACAACTTGACCAGCCGATATCTGCTTGTTGTTTTAACCATAATGGCAATATATTTGCATATGCTTCAAGTTATGATTGGTCAAAG ggtCATGAATTTTATAATccacaaaagaaaaactacatttttctGCGAAATGCAGCAGAAGAATTAAAGCCTAGGAATAAGAAGTA G
- the RAE1 gene encoding mRNA export factor RAE1 isoform X1 encodes MSLFGSTSGFGTGGTSMFGSTTADNHNPMKDIEVTSPPDDSISCLAFSPPTLPGNFLIAGSWANDVRCWEVQDNGQTIPKAQQMHTGPVLDGCWSDDGSKVFTASCDKTAKMWDLNSNQAIQIAQHDAPVKTIHWIKAPNYSCVMTGSWDKTLKFWDTRSPTPMMTLQLPERCYCADVVHPMAAVATAERGLIVYQLENQPSEFRRIESPLKHQHRCVAIFKDKVNKPTGFALGSIEGRVAIHYINPPNPAKDNFTFKCHRSNGTNTSAPQDIYAVNGIAFHPVHGTLATVGSDGRFSFWDKDARTKLKTSEQLDQPISACCFNHNGNIFAYASSYDWSKGHEFYNPQKKNYIFLRNAAEELKPRNKK; translated from the exons ATGAGTCTGTTTGGATCAACATCAGGGTTTGGTACTGGAGGTACCAGCATGTTTGGCAGTACGACTGCAGATAACCATAATCCCATGAAG GATATTGAAGTAACATCTCCACCTGATGACAGCATATCTTGTTTAGCATTTAGTCCACCAACCTTGCCGGGTAATTTCCTCATTGCAGGATCATGGGCAAATGAT GTTCGCTGCTGGGAAGTTCAGGATAATGGACAGACAATTCCAAAGGCTCAGCAGATGCACACAGGACCTGTACTAGATGGCTGTTGGAGTGAT gaTGGGAGTAAAGTATTTACTGCTTCCTGTGATAAAACTGCCAAAATGTGGGATCTCAACAGTAATCAAGCTATTCAGATTGCACAA catgatGCTCCTGTGAAGACTATCCATTGGATTAAAGCACCAAATTATAGCTGTGTGATGACAGGAAGCTGGGATAAAACTTTGAAG TTCTGGGATACCCGTTCACCAACACCTATGATGACATTGCAGCTCCCTGAAAGATGCTACTGTGCTGATGTG GTTCATCCTATGGCTGCTGTGGCCACTGCAGAAAGGGGCTTGATAGTTTATCAGTTAGAGAATCAACCTTCTGAATTTAGAAGAATAGAATCTCCTCTTAAGCACCAG CATCGCTGTGTtgctatttttaaagacaaagtgAACAAACCTACTGGATTTGCCCTTGGAAGTATTGAAGGAAGAGTAGCTATTCATTATATCAACCCCCCAAATCC tgcAAAAgataatttcacttttaaatgtcATCGCTCCAATGGAACAAACACATCAGCACCTCAGGATATCTATGCT GTAAATGGCATAGCATTTCACCCTGTCCATGGTACTCTTGCAACAGTAGGATCTGATGGTAGATTCAGCTTTTGGGATAAAGATGCACGAACGAAGCTAAAAACATCAGAACAACTTGACCAGCCGATATCTGCTTGTTGTTTTAACCATAATGGCAATATATTTGCATATGCTTCAAGTTATGATTGGTCAAAG ggtCATGAATTTTATAATccacaaaagaaaaactacatttttctGCGAAATGCAGCAGAAGAATTAAAGCCTAGGAATAAGAAGTAG
- the RAE1 gene encoding mRNA export factor RAE1 isoform X3 — protein MLCLSVLLFQVRCWEVQDNGQTIPKAQQMHTGPVLDGCWSDDGSKVFTASCDKTAKMWDLNSNQAIQIAQHDAPVKTIHWIKAPNYSCVMTGSWDKTLKFWDTRSPTPMMTLQLPERCYCADVVHPMAAVATAERGLIVYQLENQPSEFRRIESPLKHQHRCVAIFKDKVNKPTGFALGSIEGRVAIHYINPPNPAKDNFTFKCHRSNGTNTSAPQDIYAVNGIAFHPVHGTLATVGSDGRFSFWDKDARTKLKTSEQLDQPISACCFNHNGNIFAYASSYDWSKGHEFYNPQKKNYIFLRNAAEELKPRNKK, from the exons ATGTTATGtctgtctgtgcttctgtttcaGGTTCGCTGCTGGGAAGTTCAGGATAATGGACAGACAATTCCAAAGGCTCAGCAGATGCACACAGGACCTGTACTAGATGGCTGTTGGAGTGAT gaTGGGAGTAAAGTATTTACTGCTTCCTGTGATAAAACTGCCAAAATGTGGGATCTCAACAGTAATCAAGCTATTCAGATTGCACAA catgatGCTCCTGTGAAGACTATCCATTGGATTAAAGCACCAAATTATAGCTGTGTGATGACAGGAAGCTGGGATAAAACTTTGAAG TTCTGGGATACCCGTTCACCAACACCTATGATGACATTGCAGCTCCCTGAAAGATGCTACTGTGCTGATGTG GTTCATCCTATGGCTGCTGTGGCCACTGCAGAAAGGGGCTTGATAGTTTATCAGTTAGAGAATCAACCTTCTGAATTTAGAAGAATAGAATCTCCTCTTAAGCACCAG CATCGCTGTGTtgctatttttaaagacaaagtgAACAAACCTACTGGATTTGCCCTTGGAAGTATTGAAGGAAGAGTAGCTATTCATTATATCAACCCCCCAAATCC tgcAAAAgataatttcacttttaaatgtcATCGCTCCAATGGAACAAACACATCAGCACCTCAGGATATCTATGCT GTAAATGGCATAGCATTTCACCCTGTCCATGGTACTCTTGCAACAGTAGGATCTGATGGTAGATTCAGCTTTTGGGATAAAGATGCACGAACGAAGCTAAAAACATCAGAACAACTTGACCAGCCGATATCTGCTTGTTGTTTTAACCATAATGGCAATATATTTGCATATGCTTCAAGTTATGATTGGTCAAAG ggtCATGAATTTTATAATccacaaaagaaaaactacatttttctGCGAAATGCAGCAGAAGAATTAAAGCCTAGGAATAAGAAGTAG